One genomic window of Candidatus Methylomirabilota bacterium includes the following:
- the ispG gene encoding flavodoxin-dependent (E)-4-hydroxy-3-methylbut-2-enyl-diphosphate synthase, with protein MSAPERRKTVAVDVGGVTVGGRRPVVVQSMTNTDTADVAATVAQVNALHATGSELVRVTVNTDAAARAVPEIVKQVTVPVIGDFHYNGHVLLTKYPACAKALAKYRINPGNVGGKHHDDNFRAIVQVAIDNGKPVRIGVNWGSLDQNLLTQMMDENAQSAQPLDARDVTMNAMVESAIQSAELAEETGLGHDRIILSAKVSGVQDLVDVYRKLAPRSDYPLHLGLTEAGMGAKGIVASTAGLAILLQEGIGDTIRVSLTPKPNGDRTEEVQVAQLILQSLGLRSFLPLVTACPGCGRTTSTFFQEMAEEIQTYIRDQMPAWKNRYAGVEELKVAVMGCVVNGPGESKHADIGISLPGTFEEPKAPVFVDGALKLTLKGDTIVADFLKILDDYVEKRYRARV; from the coding sequence ATGAGCGCTCCCGAGCGGCGAAAGACCGTGGCGGTGGACGTGGGCGGAGTCACCGTCGGTGGCCGCCGGCCCGTCGTCGTGCAGTCGATGACCAACACCGATACCGCCGACGTGGCGGCCACGGTGGCCCAGGTCAACGCCCTCCATGCTACGGGCAGCGAGCTCGTGCGGGTGACCGTCAACACCGACGCGGCTGCGCGCGCCGTCCCCGAGATCGTCAAGCAGGTCACGGTGCCGGTGATCGGCGACTTCCACTACAACGGCCACGTGCTCCTGACCAAGTACCCCGCGTGCGCGAAGGCCCTCGCGAAGTACCGGATCAATCCCGGAAACGTGGGCGGCAAGCACCACGACGACAACTTCCGCGCCATCGTCCAGGTCGCGATCGACAACGGCAAGCCGGTGCGAATCGGCGTCAACTGGGGCAGCCTCGACCAGAACCTCCTCACCCAGATGATGGACGAGAACGCCCAGAGCGCCCAGCCGCTCGACGCGCGCGACGTCACCATGAACGCCATGGTGGAGAGCGCGATCCAGTCCGCGGAGTTGGCCGAGGAGACCGGCCTCGGCCACGACCGCATCATCCTCTCCGCGAAGGTGTCGGGCGTCCAGGACCTCGTCGACGTGTACCGCAAGCTCGCGCCCCGCTCGGACTACCCGCTGCATCTTGGCCTCACCGAGGCGGGCATGGGCGCGAAGGGCATCGTGGCGAGCACCGCGGGCCTGGCCATCCTGCTGCAGGAGGGCATCGGCGATACGATTCGCGTGTCGCTCACGCCCAAGCCCAACGGCGACCGCACGGAAGAAGTGCAGGTCGCGCAGCTCATCCTCCAGTCGCTCGGGCTGCGGAGCTTCCTGCCGCTGGTCACCGCCTGCCCCGGCTGTGGGCGCACGACCTCGACATTCTTCCAGGAGATGGCCGAGGAGATCCAGACCTACATCCGCGACCAGATGCCCGCCTGGAAGAACCGCTATGCCGGCGTGGAGGAGCTCAAGGTCGCGGTGATGGGCTGCGTGGTGAACGGGCCGGGCGAGTCCAAGCACGCCGACATCGGCATCTCGCTGCCCGGCACCTTCGAGGAGCCGAAGGCGCCGGTGTTCGTGGACGGCGCGCTCAAGCTCACCCTCAAGGGCGACACCATCGTCGCCGACTTCCTGAAGATCCTCGACGATTACGTCGAGAAGCGGTACCGCGCGCGCGTCTAG
- a CDS encoding nuclear transport factor 2 family protein: protein MSENKHTVQTYMDAFARTDHAEILACLTDDVEWLVPGAFHAVGKAAFDREIENDAFVGHPTIRVKRMVEEGDVVVAEGTVRSARKDGGTLNLVFCDVFVMRTAKIRHLTSYLMEVKA from the coding sequence ATGAGCGAGAACAAGCACACCGTGCAGACGTACATGGACGCGTTCGCGCGGACGGATCACGCGGAGATCCTGGCCTGCCTCACCGACGACGTCGAGTGGCTCGTCCCCGGCGCGTTTCACGCGGTCGGGAAGGCCGCCTTCGACCGGGAGATCGAGAACGACGCCTTCGTGGGGCACCCCACCATCCGCGTCAAGCGAATGGTCGAGGAAGGTGACGTCGTGGTCGCGGAAGGCACCGTGCGCAGCGCCCGGAAGGACGGCGGGACGCTGAATCTGGTCTTCTGCGACGTGTTCGTGATGCGGACGGCGAAGATACGCCACCTCACGTCCTACCTGATGGAAGTGAAGGCGTGA
- a CDS encoding VWA domain-containing protein translates to MLYRYSRWDGSQDVPDPDADDLLEAMSDDLMSDGDLWSALRRLFQQGAPMPQGGRMPGLQDMVNQLRKRRQQQLERYDLGSALEDIKKKLDEIMKTEREGIERRRADARERREKGEITPEQQGQLEQMAAQRRQSLDAMPKEPAGRIRGFQSYEFMDPDAHRMFWELMQSLQQQMLQPFMQGLQRSMQNMTPEDMARMREMLRDLNRMLRERADGNEPDFQAFKDKWGPHFPGVESLDQLLEQLGNQAAQLQSLMDSMSPAQRRQLQDMMQSLFMKDERLEAEMAQLAMNLAELMPIDEMARRYDFHGDREVTLREAMKLIEELQKMDELERQLRRVRDPKDLEGLDPAEVERLLGEKAARELEKLQELTKKLEEAGYLEREGDKLELTARALRKIGDKALRDIFAHLKRDRFGRHAVERRGAGGDRTDDAKRYEFGDPFLLDLKETLMNALERQGPGTPVRLTPDDFEVFRTELSTQAATVVMLDMSRSMIFNGCFLAAKKVTLALNALIRGQFPRDQLHIVGFSLYAREFRAEQLPGLHSSEWSVGTNMHAGFQLARRLLGRQKGGNKQIIMVTDGEPTAHMEGLEAEFAYPPTRRTIQETLKEV, encoded by the coding sequence GTGCTCTATCGCTACTCGCGCTGGGACGGCTCGCAGGACGTCCCCGATCCCGACGCCGACGACCTCCTCGAGGCGATGTCCGACGACCTCATGTCGGACGGCGACCTCTGGAGCGCCCTGCGCCGCCTCTTCCAGCAGGGCGCGCCCATGCCGCAGGGCGGCCGCATGCCCGGCCTCCAGGACATGGTGAATCAGCTCCGCAAGCGGCGGCAGCAGCAGCTCGAGCGGTACGATCTCGGCTCCGCCCTGGAGGACATCAAGAAGAAGCTCGACGAGATCATGAAGACCGAGCGCGAGGGCATCGAGCGCCGGCGGGCAGACGCGCGGGAGCGGCGCGAAAAGGGCGAGATCACGCCGGAGCAGCAGGGCCAGCTCGAGCAGATGGCCGCGCAACGCCGGCAGAGCCTCGACGCGATGCCCAAGGAGCCGGCCGGACGCATCCGGGGCTTCCAGAGCTACGAGTTCATGGATCCCGACGCCCACCGCATGTTCTGGGAGCTCATGCAGTCGCTCCAGCAGCAGATGCTCCAGCCCTTCATGCAGGGCCTCCAGCGCTCGATGCAGAACATGACGCCCGAGGACATGGCGCGGATGCGCGAGATGCTCCGCGACCTCAACCGCATGCTCCGCGAGCGCGCCGACGGCAACGAGCCCGACTTCCAGGCATTCAAGGACAAATGGGGGCCGCATTTCCCCGGCGTGGAGAGCCTGGACCAGCTCCTCGAGCAGCTCGGCAACCAGGCCGCCCAGCTCCAGTCGCTCATGGACAGCATGTCCCCCGCCCAGCGCCGCCAGCTCCAGGACATGATGCAGTCGCTGTTCATGAAGGACGAGCGCCTCGAGGCCGAGATGGCCCAGCTCGCCATGAATCTGGCGGAGCTGATGCCGATCGACGAGATGGCGCGGCGCTACGACTTCCACGGCGACCGGGAGGTCACGCTCCGCGAGGCGATGAAGCTGATAGAAGAGCTCCAGAAGATGGACGAGCTGGAGCGGCAGCTCCGCCGCGTCCGCGATCCCAAGGACCTGGAAGGGCTCGACCCTGCCGAGGTGGAGCGCCTGCTCGGAGAGAAGGCCGCCCGCGAGCTGGAAAAGCTCCAGGAGCTGACCAAGAAGCTGGAGGAAGCCGGCTATCTCGAGCGCGAAGGTGACAAGCTCGAGCTGACCGCCCGGGCGCTCCGGAAGATCGGCGACAAGGCGCTGCGCGACATCTTCGCGCACCTGAAGCGTGACCGCTTCGGCCGCCATGCGGTGGAGCGGCGCGGCGCGGGTGGCGACCGCACCGACGACGCCAAGCGCTACGAGTTCGGCGATCCGTTCCTTCTCGACCTCAAGGAAACGCTGATGAACGCGCTGGAGCGGCAGGGCCCGGGCACGCCGGTGCGCCTGACCCCCGACGACTTCGAGGTGTTCCGCACCGAGCTCTCGACCCAGGCCGCCACCGTGGTCATGCTCGACATGAGCCGCTCCATGATCTTTAACGGCTGCTTCCTCGCCGCCAAGAAGGTCACGCTCGCGCTGAACGCGCTCATCCGCGGCCAGTTCCCGCGGGATCAGCTCCACATCGTGGGCTTCTCGCTCTACGCGCGCGAGTTCCGCGCCGAGCAGCTCCCAGGGCTGCACTCCAGCGAGTGGAGTGTGGGCACCAACATGCACGCGGGCTTCCAGCTCGCGCGGCGGCTCCTGGGCCGGCAGAAGGGCGGCAACAAGCAGATCATCATGGTGACGGACGGCGAGCCCACCGCGCACATGGAGGGCCTCGAGGCGGAGTTCGCGTACCCGCCCACGCGCCGCACCATCCAGGAGACGCTCAAGGAAGTGTAG
- a CDS encoding SDR family NAD(P)-dependent oxidoreductase has product MPGVEGRIAVVTGGANGLGREIARVLARAGARVAVGDLEADGVERTAAAIRQDGGEAVAVAGDLTEEGPAARLIEAAMARWGRLDILVNNVGGSRNAKIWEMPVADWDFVLRLNLRSTFLCTRAAAPHMMRQRYGRIVCMSSGAREGTPWTAYYQGGAAYSASKAGVHGFVRDVALELAEHGVNVNAVAPGPIDTERAGPNLRRLDATVEFSPSRMTPLHRIGEPIEVAHAVLFLGSEEASYITGHTLAVAGGR; this is encoded by the coding sequence ATGCCGGGCGTTGAGGGTCGGATCGCGGTGGTGACGGGCGGAGCGAACGGACTCGGCCGCGAGATCGCACGCGTGCTGGCGCGGGCGGGGGCCAGGGTCGCGGTGGGCGACCTCGAGGCGGACGGCGTGGAGCGCACCGCCGCGGCGATCCGGCAGGACGGCGGGGAGGCCGTCGCCGTCGCCGGCGATCTCACCGAGGAGGGCCCGGCCGCGCGTCTCATCGAGGCCGCGATGGCGCGATGGGGCCGGCTCGACATCCTCGTCAATAACGTGGGCGGGAGCCGGAACGCCAAGATCTGGGAGATGCCGGTGGCGGACTGGGACTTCGTCCTGCGCCTGAATCTCCGCAGCACGTTCCTCTGCACGCGCGCGGCCGCCCCACACATGATGCGGCAGCGCTATGGCCGCATCGTCTGCATGTCCTCGGGCGCCCGCGAGGGCACGCCGTGGACCGCATACTATCAGGGCGGCGCTGCCTACTCCGCCTCCAAGGCCGGCGTCCATGGCTTCGTGCGAGACGTCGCGCTCGAGCTCGCCGAGCACGGCGTCAACGTGAACGCCGTCGCGCCCGGCCCCATCGACACCGAGCGCGCCGGCCCGAACCTCCGTCGTCTCGACGCGACGGTGGAGTTCAGCCCCTCGCGGATGACGCCGCTCCACCGCATCGGTGAGCCCATCGAGGTGGCCCACGCCGTCCTTTTCCTCGGCTCCGAGGAGGCCAGCTACATCACCGGCCACACCCTGGCCGTCGCGGGCGGGCGCTGA
- a CDS encoding creatininase family protein — protein sequence MTAPARPRLVRLAECTWPEARALARDRRSVVLLPLGAVEQHGPHLPLLVDWLGAEELARRLAPHLARAGWRPVLAPALPYGASPLAERWPGTVSLRGRTLTGAIVDIVRGLARHGFRRFVLTNYQADPEHVRAIAAARRALRRPRLTVLVAGFSSEPEEQALMLTPRVLRLLRSPRPEREWHSGEMETALVLDARPALVRRAIARRLPPRWVDFRAALARGARRFEQMDPGGRGYFGWPAAARAATARRVMALRARLMAARITEALQHAGR from the coding sequence GTGACCGCGCCGGCCCGGCCCCGCCTCGTCCGCCTCGCCGAGTGCACGTGGCCCGAGGCCCGCGCGCTGGCGCGCGATCGGCGCAGCGTGGTGCTCCTCCCGCTGGGCGCGGTGGAGCAGCACGGCCCGCATCTGCCGCTTCTCGTTGACTGGCTCGGCGCGGAGGAGCTGGCGCGGCGGCTCGCGCCGCATCTCGCGCGCGCGGGCTGGCGGCCGGTGCTGGCGCCCGCCCTGCCCTACGGGGCGAGCCCCCTCGCCGAGCGCTGGCCCGGCACGGTCTCGCTCCGCGGCCGTACGCTGACAGGCGCCATCGTGGACATCGTGCGCGGCCTCGCGCGCCACGGCTTCCGCCGATTCGTCCTCACCAACTATCAGGCCGATCCCGAGCACGTGCGCGCGATCGCGGCGGCGCGGCGCGCGCTGCGGCGCCCACGCCTCACCGTGCTGGTCGCCGGCTTCTCCTCTGAGCCCGAGGAGCAGGCGCTGATGCTGACGCCGCGGGTCCTCCGCCTCCTGCGAAGCCCGCGGCCGGAGCGCGAGTGGCATTCGGGCGAGATGGAGACGGCGCTGGTGCTCGACGCGCGGCCGGCGCTGGTGCGCCGGGCGATCGCGCGGCGGCTGCCTCCCCGATGGGTTGACTTTCGCGCTGCGCTCGCCCGCGGGGCGCGGCGCTTCGAGCAGATGGACCCCGGTGGACGGGGCTATTTCGGCTGGCCCGCGGCGGCGCGGGCGGCCACCGCGCGCCGGGTGATGGCGCTGCGGGCGCGGCTCATGGCGGCACGGATCACGGAGGCGCTCCAGCATGCCGGGCGTTGA
- a CDS encoding magnesium chelatase yields MANAHTVGELKRAGYTPKTVKQELRDNLMARLRTGQPIFPGIIGYEETVLPQIENAILSGQDIVFLGERGQAKTRMARLLVELLDAEVPALAGCETNDDPFAPISAAGRALLAEKGDAAPIAWIPRDRRYGEKLATPDITIADLIGEVDPIKVAEGRYLADELTIHYGLLPRTNRGIFAINELPDLAERIQVGLLNIMEERDVQIRGYKVRLALDLFVVASANPEDYTNRGRIITPLKDRFGSQIRTHYPRKLEDEIAIMDAERTEFPAAGFALRAPEYMKQIVAELTHLARKSSEISQRSGVSVRVTICNYENLLSNALKRAIRLGETQVAPRVTDLSAIVASTSGKIELESVGDGAEDKILAKLAQRAVLNVFNRSFTGGELDDVVSAFQGGLRFEASDDMPSAEYVRQIGEVRPLHAAAKKLGAGDPPGVASAVEFVLEGLHLSRKLNKDVHAGRYRYRGQ; encoded by the coding sequence ATGGCCAACGCCCACACCGTCGGAGAGCTGAAGCGCGCCGGCTACACCCCGAAGACCGTCAAGCAGGAGCTGCGCGACAACCTGATGGCGCGGCTGCGGACCGGCCAGCCGATCTTCCCGGGCATCATCGGGTATGAGGAGACGGTGCTCCCGCAGATCGAGAACGCGATCCTCTCCGGACAGGACATCGTCTTCCTCGGCGAGCGCGGCCAGGCCAAGACGCGCATGGCGCGCCTGCTCGTGGAATTGCTCGACGCCGAGGTGCCCGCCCTCGCCGGCTGCGAGACCAACGACGATCCGTTCGCGCCCATCTCCGCGGCGGGCCGCGCCCTCCTCGCCGAGAAGGGCGACGCCGCCCCCATCGCGTGGATTCCCCGCGACCGGCGCTACGGCGAGAAGCTCGCCACGCCCGACATCACCATCGCCGACCTCATCGGCGAGGTGGACCCGATCAAGGTCGCGGAGGGCCGCTACCTCGCCGACGAGCTGACCATCCACTACGGCCTGCTGCCCCGGACCAATCGCGGCATCTTTGCGATCAACGAATTGCCGGACCTCGCCGAACGCATCCAGGTCGGCCTCCTCAACATCATGGAGGAGCGCGACGTCCAGATCCGCGGCTACAAGGTGCGGCTGGCCCTGGATCTCTTCGTGGTGGCGAGCGCGAACCCCGAGGACTACACGAACCGCGGCCGCATCATCACCCCGCTCAAGGACCGCTTCGGCTCCCAGATCCGCACGCACTACCCGCGCAAGCTCGAGGACGAGATCGCCATCATGGACGCGGAGCGGACGGAGTTCCCCGCCGCCGGCTTCGCCCTGCGGGCCCCCGAATACATGAAGCAGATCGTGGCCGAGCTGACCCATCTCGCGCGGAAGTCATCCGAGATCAGCCAGCGCTCGGGGGTGTCGGTGCGGGTGACCATCTGCAACTACGAGAATCTCCTGTCGAACGCGCTCAAGCGCGCCATCCGCCTCGGCGAGACGCAGGTCGCTCCTCGGGTGACCGACCTCAGCGCCATCGTCGCCTCCACCAGCGGCAAGATCGAGCTGGAGTCCGTGGGCGATGGCGCCGAGGACAAGATCCTCGCCAAGCTCGCCCAGCGCGCCGTGCTCAACGTGTTCAACCGCTCGTTCACCGGCGGCGAGCTCGACGACGTGGTGTCCGCGTTCCAGGGGGGCCTCCGCTTCGAGGCCTCCGACGACATGCCCTCCGCAGAGTACGTGCGCCAGATCGGCGAGGTGCGGCCGCTCCACGCCGCCGCCAAGAAGCTCGGCGCGGGCGACCCGCCGGGTGTGGCCTCCGCGGTGGAGTTCGTGCTCGAGGGCCTGCACCTCTCGCGCAAGCTCAACAAGGACGTGCACGCGGGCCGCTATCGCTACCGGGGCCAGTAG
- a CDS encoding ASCH domain-containing protein, whose translation MEIPERVRPFWQRFQASIAYDARPLFYEAFHFDDNERTANALVALVLSGQKRATAGLLWTNECTGKPLPTGGALSVVTDWSGTPRCVIRTTQVDIVPFDAVSESFAAREGEGDRSLRWWKDAHWRFFSRECQRLGREPALDMPVVCEQFVVVYPTPDRGPS comes from the coding sequence ATGGAGATTCCGGAGCGTGTCCGGCCATTCTGGCAGCGGTTCCAGGCGTCGATCGCGTACGACGCCCGGCCGCTCTTCTACGAGGCGTTCCACTTCGACGACAACGAGCGCACCGCCAACGCGCTCGTGGCGCTCGTCCTCTCGGGGCAGAAGCGCGCGACGGCGGGATTGCTGTGGACCAACGAGTGCACCGGCAAGCCTCTTCCCACGGGCGGGGCGCTCAGCGTCGTGACCGACTGGAGCGGCACGCCCCGGTGCGTGATCCGCACCACGCAGGTGGACATCGTTCCGTTCGACGCGGTCAGCGAGAGCTTCGCCGCGCGAGAAGGGGAGGGCGACCGATCCCTGCGCTGGTGGAAGGACGCGCACTGGCGTTTCTTCTCGCGCGAATGCCAGCGGCTCGGCCGGGAGCCGGCGCTGGACATGCCGGTCGTGTGCGAGCAGTTCGTGGTGGTGTACCCGACGCCGGACCGAGGACCATCATGA